Genomic DNA from Fusobacterium simiae:
ACCAACTTTTTTCTTTTTCTGTTAACATTTCAAGAAGCCAAGCCTTATTTATATTTCCTAGATTATCACAACATTCTTTTATTGCTTCCATCATCATAGTAGGATAGATTTTAGGCTCACTTAATAATATTTTTGAATTTGCTTCAATTCTAACTTCATTAACTTTCAATCTTTCTTCTTTCATAGTTTTTAATTCTTTTAACCATTCTCTTGAAAGTATATATGAATCTCCAAAAGGGTTGATAACTAAACCATGTATATTTTGATTTTCTAAAATCATCTCAACATAGTTATCAAAATTTAATATTAGTGTATCCATATTTGATGGCATACCCCATTTAGCTAATTCTTCTAAATCAGTAAAAGCTGGGAAATAAATTTTATTATCATCAGTTGATAACATATTAAAATTTATATTTTTACCATCATTAAGAAGATTATTATTATTTTCTTTTTCAGATTCATTTAAATTG
This window encodes:
- a CDS encoding enhanced serine sensitivity protein SseB, which translates into the protein MIAVNKPLENPKLKELLKKMYEKDSPELQNKILEEIIMNANFLSYVNLNESEKENNNNLLNDGKNINFNMLSTDDNKIYFPAFTDLEELAKWGMPSNMDTLILNFDNYVEMILENQNIHGLVINPFGDSYILSREWLKELKTMKEERLKVNEVRIEANSKILLSEPKIYPTMMMEAIKECCDNLGNINKAWLLEMLTEKEKSWLLILDFEGDKNYVFSKISQAARNYLGNMYLDMLPYDDDFARNSVTNHKAFYIKTK